The Candidatus Alcyoniella australis genome segment TGCGGTGGAATACCGCTTCGAGGTGATCGGCGACCCGCTGCTCTATCTAATTAAAACCGAGCCCGCGACCGACGAGGCCGCCAGCGAGGATCAGCCGCAGCAATCAGAGCTGCACGGCGGCAAGGCCGATCAGTACCACAAATTCCTGCGCGACAACCTCGACCTGGCCGGCGTGTTCAACGGCGAGCAGGCGTACGTCGGCCCGTCGATCGTGACCATCGATCCCACCAACCGTTGCAACAACAACTGCATCGGCTGCTGGACGCGCTCTCCGTTGCTCGGCGATGAGATGCAGAGCGCCCAGTGGATGAACCTCGAGCTGCCCGGCAAGCTGATCCGCGAGCTGATCGATCAGCTGCACGAGCTTCGCACCAAGCAAGTGCGCTTCACCGGCGGCGGCGAGCCGTTCATGCACCCCGAGCTGCTCGAGCTGATGGCCCACGTCAAGGATCGGGGAATGGGCTGCGCGGTGACCACCAACTTCTCGGTGATGAAACCCGAGTGGGTCAGCCGCATGGCGGCGCTGGAGCTCGACGAGGTGACGGTCAGCCTCTGGGCGGGGACGCCCGAGGTTTACGGCCGCAGCCATCCGAGCAAAACCGCGCGCACCTTTGAGCGCATCGAGGCCCACCTACGCCAGCTATGCGCGGAGAAGACCGAGCGCACCAAGGTGCTGCTGGCCAACGTGCTGTTCTCGATGAACTTCATGGAGACGCGCGAGATGCTCGACTTCGCCCTGCGCGTGGGTGCCGACGGCATCTACTTCACCCTGGTCGACTCGGTGAGCCACAAGACCGACGGGCTGCTGCTCACGCCGCCGCACGTGGAGGTGCTCACCGAACATCTCGAGCAGGTGCGGCAGCGCGTGGCCCAACTACCGCCCGAGCGCAGCTTTGTACTGGACAACTACGAGGGATTGATGCGTAGGCTTGGGCAAGGCGACGTGCAAAACGGCCGCTACGACCTGCGCACGGTCGATCAGGTGCCCTGCGCGGTGGGCTGGATTTTCAGCCGGGTATTGGCCGACGGCGATGTGGCGCCGTGCTGCCGCGGCTCGGACAAGCCGATGGGCAACCTCTTTAAGGAGAGCTTCAAGCAGATCTGGAACGGCGAACGCTACCGCGAGTTTAGGCGCATGGCGCTGAACAAGCGCAAGTCCGATCCGTACTTTCGCGAGATCGATTGCTACCGCACCTGCGACAACTTGATGCACAACGAACAATTGCAACGCCGGATGGAGGCGTTGAGCGAGACCGAACATAAATATCTTGAACGCGATTATCACGAGGTGGTGGACGAGAAATGAGTAAGGCATTGGTAACAGGCGGAGCGGGATTTATCGGCAGCCACATGGCGCAGCGGCTGCTCGATCTGGACTGGGACGTGACCGTGATCGACAACGAATCCACGGGCAACCCGGCCAACGTGCCAAAGGGCGTGCGCTACATTAAGGGCGACGTGCGCAATCGCCGTGAGCTGGCCGCGGCCTTTGACCAACCGCTTGATCTGGTGGTGCACATCGCCGGGCAGGCCTCGACGATCCGCAGTTTTCTCGACCCGGCGGACGACTTGTCGGTCAACGTCAACGGCGCGATCGAGGTGATGCAGGCCGTGGTCGAGCATCGCGTGCCGCGCGTACTTTACGCCTCGAGCATGACCGCCTATGGCCTTCCCCAGCGGCTGCCCGTGACCGAGGACGACCCGACCCTGCCGGTGAGCTACTACGGCATTACCAAGCTCGCGGCCGAACGCTATCTGTTGGCCACGGGCATGCGCAGCGATTTGGACGCGCCGCCGAATGTCACGGCGTTTCGCATGTTCAACGTCTACGGTCCGCGACAGAGCCTGTCCAACCCCTACCAGGGTGTGCTGGCGATCTTTATCAACGCCGCGTTGCGCGGTCTGCCGATCGTGATCCACTCCGATGGCGAGCAGTCGCGCGACTTCATATTTATCGACGACGTGGTCAACGCCTGGATCGCGGCGATCGACAAGCCCGCGTCCTACGGCCAGGTGTTCAACCTGGGCTCGGGCACGCTGCTGACCGTCAACCGGCTGGTCGACTCGGTGCTCGCGGATTTGGGCAAGACGCGCGAGGACTACGAGGTGCGCTACGAGCCGGTGCGGCCCGGAGACCAGCGCCACATGCAGGCCAAGATTGCCAAGGCCGCGCAGCTGCTGGACTGGCAACCGCAGGTGACGTTCGAGCAGGGATTGCAACGAACCATCCAATGGGCCAAGACCGAGGAGGAGAGTTGAGAGTACTGATCACCGGAGGAGCCGGCTTCGTCGGCTGCAACGCGGCCAACAGGATGATGGCCGACGGCCACCAGGTGGCGCTGCTGGACAACCTGTCGCGCCGCGGCTCGCGCTCGAACCTCGAGTGGCTCAAGGGGCGCGGCGATTTCGAGTTCTTCGAGTGCGACGTGCGCGACGCCGACGCGGTGAACGCCGCGCTAAGCGAATTCAAGCCGCAGGCGATGATCCATCTCGCGGCGCAGGTCGCGGTCACGACCTCGGTTGAGAATCCGCGCGAAGATTTCGAGATCAACGCCCAGGGCACGCTCAACGTGCTCGAGGCGGCGCGCGCGCTGGACGAGCTGCCGTTCGTGGTCTTCGCCTCGACCAACAAGGTCTACGGCAAGATGGAGGACCTCAAAATCCGGCAAGATGGTCGGCGCTACGCCTACCAGGACCTGCCCCACGGCGTGGACGCTCAGCGGCCGTTGGATTTCTACTCGCCCTACGGCTGCTCCAAGGGCGCGGCCGACCAGTACGTGCGCGACTATCAACGGATCTACGGCCTGCCCAGCTGCGTGTTCCGCATGAGCTGCATCTACGGCACGCGGCAGTTCGGCGTCGAGGATCAGGGCTGGGTCGCCTGGTTCGTAATCGCCGCGGTGCTGGGCAAACAATTAACAATCTATGGCGACGGGATGCAGGTGCGCGACGTGCTGTTCGTTGAGGACCTGGTCGACGCCTACGCCCGCGCGATCGCGCAGCCGCAGGTCTCGGCGGGTAATATCTTCAACATCGGCGGCGGGCCGCAGCGCCAGCTTTCGCTGCTGGAGCTGATCGAAATGCTCGAGCGCCGACTGGATCGCAAGATCGAACCGGCGTTCGCGGACTGGCGTCCCGGCGACCAGTTGATCTACGTCTCGGACATCCGCCGCGTGGAGGACGAGCTGGGCTGGAAGCAAAAGGTTGACGTGGAGCAGGGCGTGGAGCGGCTGATCGATTGGGTTTCGCAAAACAAAGGTCTGTTCCAGTGACGGAGGATCGTTGAGCACGCGCAGCAGCCTGAAAAGCCAGCTGGTCAATTTCCAGGTCTTCCGGCCGTTCTTCCCGATCGGTCGGCTGATCGTGGAGACCGTGACCTTTCCGCTGGACTACTATCTGCGCGGCGGCCGCGGGCGGCGTCTGCCCTCGATCATCAACTTCAACGTCACCACCCGCTGCAATCTCAACTGCGAGTTCTGCTTCAACGCCGAGAACTCGATACAGCGCGGCGAGGAGCTGGATTTGGCCCAGATCGAACGGCTGTTCAACGAGCTGGGCACCGAGCGCAGCGGGATATTTCTTTCGGGCGGCGAGCCGTTCGTGCGCAAGGACCTGCCCGATATCGTCCAGCTGGCCAAGCGCCGCGGCTGCGCCACGGGGATCGTAACCAACGGGCTGTTGCCCGAGCGCGAGACGCTGGCCTCGCTGGTGGCTGCGGGCAACGACGTAATGATCTTCAGCTTCCACGGCATGGCGCAGAACCACGACCGGGCGGTGGGCTTGCCCGGCGCGTTCGAACGCTCGATGAACAACCTGCGAACCTACGGCGGAGAGCTTGGCGGCAAGGGCTGCATGGTCAACTACATCATCACCGAGCAGTCGCTGGACGACCTGCCGGCGTTCATCGATTTGGCCCAGGATTTGCCGATCCGCACCGTGCGCATCAGTCACCTGAACTGCCTGACCCACGCTGAGTTCGACGCCCAGCGCCGGGTGCTCGACAAGAATTTCCCGGGCGTGGAGTCCGAGGTGCTCGCCTACTGCCATTCGCCGAACCCCGACGACTTCATCGACAAACTGCTGGACATCCTCGAACGCTACGGCGAAAAGATCGTGCTCAAGCCGATCCTCGACCAGGCTGAGATGCGCTCGTGGTATTCCGAGCGTTTCGAGATCAAACGACGTTGCGTATTCATCTGGCGTTCGACGTTCCTCAATGCCGACGGCGAGGTCTACCCCTGCCAGTTCATCTACCTGCCGATGGGCAACGTGCGCGGACAGAGCATGGAGCAGATTTGGAACAACGAGCGCTACACCGCCTACCGGCGGCTGGTCAAAGGCGGGCTAATGCCCGGCTGCGCCCGCTGTTGCAAGCTGTGAGCGGACGATGAAGATTTTGGCGCTGTCGGACAACCACGGCTCGGGCGCGACGCTGCTCGATGGCGACCGGGTGCTGTTGGCGGTCAACCAGGAGCGCCTGGATCGCCGTAAGAACTCGGGCGAGTTCCCCTGGCAGACCATCGATGCGGTGCTCCAGAGCGCGGGCTGGTCGCCGCAGGACGTTGACCTGGTCGCGCTGGCGAGCAACTTCACGCCATCCTTTCCCTTAAGATTGTTCAACCGCCGACACGAGCGCATGCGGCGCAACGCCGGGCAGTTCAGCTACCTGTTCAACCTCTACATCCTCTACCAGGTCGCCGCGCTGAGCCTGCCGCCGACCTGGCAGCTGGACATGCTGCTCTCTAAGCTGCTGATCAGCCGCCGTCTGCGCGCACGCGGTTTCAAGGCGCCGCTGCGATTCGTCGAGCACCACACGTCTCACGCCGCGGCGGCGTTTCTCACCTCGCCGTTTTCCGAGGCCACGGTGATCACAATGGACGCGATGGGCGACGGCCTGAGCGTCACGGTCAGCGTCGGCCGCCCTGACGGCAGCCTCGATCGCGTGTTCAGGCAAAAGGGCCTGTGCTCGCTGAGCAGCTACTACTCGCGCGCCACCGAGTTCCTGGGGTTTACGCCCAACCGCCACGAGGGCAAGCTCACCGGCCTGGCAGCCTACGGCGACCCGTTCCCGCTGCTCGATCAGATGAACCGACTGCTGCACTTCCGCTCGCCGGGCCTCTCAAGGCTCAACTACTGCCTCAAGCAGTCGCCGCGATTGGGTCACTACCGCGAGCTGCGACGCCATTCGCGCGAGGACGTGGCAGCCGCACTGCAACTCAACCTCGAGCGCGAGGCGGTCAAGTTCGTGCGGCACTGGGTCGAGATCACCGGCGTGCGCAACGTGGCGCTGGCCGGCGGCGTGTTCGAGAACGTCAAACTCAACCAACGGATCCACGAGCTGGACTCGGTGGAGCAAATCTACATCTTCCCCAATATGTCCGATTCCGGCCTGGCCTACGGCGCGGCGCTGTATGCCGCGGGGCTTGAGCCGCATCCGCTGCCCACGGTCTACACCGGGTTCGAGTTCGATGCCCGGAGCATCGAGCGGGCGGCAGCGCAGTGGCCCCACGGGGTCGAGCAGCCCGAGAACATGGAGCACGAGGCGGCCGCGCTGCTGGCAAAAGGTAAAGTCGTGGCGCGCTTCTGCGATCGGATGGAATATGGGCCGCGGGCCCTGGGCAACCGCTCGATTCTCTACAGCGCGGTCGACCCGGCGGTCAACGACTGGCTCAACCGGCGGCTGAAGCGCACCGAGTTTATGCCCTTTGCGCCCGCGACCCTGGTCGAGCACGCGGACGAGTGTTTCAACGGCGTGGGCGGCGCGGAGTTCACTGCACGCTTTATGAACATCTGTTTTAATTGTACGCCGTTCACTAGGGAGCGTACCCCGGGCGTGGTGCATGTGGACAACACGGCGCGGCCGCAGCTGGTGGCCGAGCAAGACAATCCGAGTTACTACCGGACTCTGCGGCGCTATCACGAGCTGACCGGCCTGCCGACCCTAATCAACACCTCGTTCAACATGCACGAGGAGCCGATCGTCTGTACGCCCGAAGACGCCATCCGCTCGTTCCACGAGGGACACCTGGACTACCTAGTGCTCGGCCACCTGCTGCTCAAGGGGCCGGAGGCGGACAGGGAGAAGGGGGCGTGAAAGCCCAGCAGATCGTCGAGCAGTACGACCGGCCGCGGATGGTGATGATCCAGACCACCGGCCGCTGCAACTCCAGCTGCGTGATTTGCCCATATCCCAAACTGCGCCGCGAGCTGCCCCAGGGCGAGATGGACCAAGGTCTGTTCGAGGACCTGCTCGCCCAGTGCGCGCAGATCGGCGGGTTCGAGCGCGCGATGGTCTACCTGATGAACGAGCCGCTGCTCGATCCGCTGATCGTCGAGCGCATCGACGCGGTCAAGGCGGCGCTGCCCGAGGCCAAGGTGCACATCCTGACCAACGGCGCGGCGCTTACCCCGCGGCTGAGCGAGCGGCTGCTCGAATCGGGCCTGGACTGGATCGGTTTCTCGGTGCACGCCAACACCACCGAGACCTACCGCCAGGTCTGCGGACGCAAAGACTTTGCGATAATCCGCGGCCGGATTGTGAATTTTATCCAGCGTGCGCAGCAGCTCAAGGACCCCAACTACTCGATGGTCAACATCTACCACGTGCGGCCCTACGTCAGCGACGCGGAGTTTGACCAGGCCGCGCAATTCTGGCGCGACCAGGGCGTGCAGCGCCTCGACCTTTATCAGGGGTACGTCAGCCGCGCGGGCAACGTCGAGGTCTTTGGACACAAACCGCTACGGCACGACGTTCTCGCGGGCTGCCGCACGGTCTGGGCCTACCGCATGCTGCACGTGCTCCACGACGGCTCGGTGATTCCGTGCTGCATGGACTGGGCTCGCTCCGAAATCTGGGGCGATCTGAACAAACGTAGCGTGCTCGACATCTGGCGCGGTCCCGAGCGCCTGGAGTTTCTGCGGCGGGCCTGCGGCCAAGATGATGCTGACGAAGATTTCATCTGCCTGCACTGCGAGGACGCGATCGCGGAGCAATCCGAGCAGGCCGAACAGGCCGAGCAGGCCAAGCAGCCGACGGACGAGGCGGCCCAATATCCTGCTGCTGCCGTGGTCGAGGTTTCGGCGATTGCAACGGCAGAGGGTTCGCAGGCTCAGGATGAGGGTCAAGCCGCGGACGACAAGCAAGCAACGGACGATGAGCAGGATCCCTGCGTACTGCTGTTGCAGCTTCCGCCGTGGCTGCCGGCCAACCCGCCGTTGGGCCTGGCCTGCCTCTCGCGCTATTGCGCGGACGCCGGATTCCGCGCCGAGGTCTTTGATCTCAACATCGAGCTTTACGGCAGTAGCGACGAGCCCACGCGGCAGCTTTGGCAGTGGGAGCGCGGGGTGTTCTGGGAGGACGAGACCCAGATCGAGCAGCGCTTCGGCGCGCAGTGGGATCGTTGGGCGCAACGTGTGCTCGATCATCCGGCGCAACTGATCGGCATCTCGGCCTACGATCGTCGCGAGAGCGCCATCGTGCTGCTTGTCAGACGTTTGCGGCAGGCAGGCGAGCAAAGGCCGATCGTGCTCGGAGGCCCCGGCGTGCTCTCGGATAAGCTGCGACAGCTTTATTGCGGGCGGCTGCCGGGGATGATCGACGGCTTCGTGCTGCGCGAGGGCGAGCAAACGTTGGTCGAGATCTGTCGCGCGCTGGAACAGGGGCGGGATTTTGACGGCCTGCCCGGCGTGCTGACCGTTGATCCGCAGACCGGCGAGGAGCGCTACACGCCGCGGGCTGCGCTCGCTGCGGACCAGATTCCCTCGCCGACCTTCGATGGCTTTGACGTGGCGGCCTACACCGACAAGAGCCTGGGGTTGGAGTGGAGCCGCGGCTGCCTCAACGCCTGCGCGTTTTGCCAGGTCAACAAGTTCTGGCGCGGGTATCGCGCCAAGCCCGCGGCGCAGGCCGTGGCCGAGATCGTCAAGCTACACCGTCGCCACGGCATTGAGTACTTCTCGCTGGCCGACTCGCTGCTCAACGGCGACGCGGAAAATCTGGCAAAGATCGCCGATGGCCTGATCGACGCGGGACTGCCAATCCGCTGGTCGGCCGGAATCGCGATCCATCCGCCGCTGCCCGACGCGCTGTTTGATAAATTGGCGCGATCCGGCTGCTTCAGATTGGAGTTCGGCCTGGAGAGCGGCTCGGATCGGGTGCTGAAGTTGATGGGCAAACGCAACAACGGCGACGACGCGGCGCGAGCCGTGCGCCTGGCCCACGCTACGGGGATCGAGGCCGTGCTCTACCTGATCGTCGGCTATCCGGGCGAGACCGAGGACGACGTCGATCAGACAATCGACTGGCTTGAGCGCAACGCCCAACACGTCGATCTGGTACGTAGTCTCAACGGGCTAATCATCCTCGACGACAGCCCGCTTTTTAAAAAGGCGCGCAGCCTGGACATCGAGATGCCCGATTGTTCCGAGCCGGGCTGGGGCGCGCGTTGGGCCGTGGGCGAGAATACGCCCGAGACTCGCGTGGCGCGCATCGATCGCGTACGCGCGGCCCTGGAGCGTCTGGGCGTGCCCGTGGAGTTCTCCAATCGCGACGAGGTGCTGCCCACCCCGGCGTTCATCGACGAGCGGATCGCCGGAATCAGCACGCGGCTGGATCAGCAGATCGGGCGGCTGAACAACGTTGAGGCGAGCATCGATCGGTTGCTGCAAGCCGGGCCGCGTCCGATTCGGCCGGGGTACGGCGGGCTGATGCTGGTGCTGCCGCCGGTGTGGGGTACGCAAATGCCGCCGCTGGGACTTGCATACGTAGCGGCCTTTGTGCAGTCCCAGGGCTACGATCCGCTGATTTGGGACCTCAACGCCTACATGGCGCGCAACGTCGAGGATCGGACCGCCGCGCTGTGGCAGGAGAACAACTTCCGCAACTGGACCGACGTCGACCGCTTTCCCGAGGTGCTGCGGCTGATCCGGCCGCAGCTTGAGGCCGCGGCCGAGCGGATCGTGGGCACCGGTCGGCGGGTGATCGCCTTCTCGGTATACAGCCCCAACCGCGCGGCGGCCATCGAGCTGGCGCGGATGATCCGGCAACGCGCGCCTGATCGGGTGATCATCGCCGGCGGGCGCGGGGTGACCACGCACAACGAGCGTCTGCTGTTTCCGCCGGACGTGTTCGACGCGCTGGTTGTGGGCGAGGGCGAGACCGCGATCGTGCCGCTGATCGAGGCGATCTTCGACAATCGCGACATTGAACCGTTCCCGGGCGTGGTAGTGCCCGGCGGCGAGGCCTGGACCGAGCTTACCCCGCGCGAGCCGTGCGACGATCTGGCATTGCTGCCGTTCCCGACCTACGAGGGGTTCGACATAGGCCTCTACGGCGAGCCGGAACAGGAGCCGGAATTGCCGCTACTGTTCAGCCGCTCGTGCATCAAACGCTGCGCTTTTTGCAACGACCACGGGGCCATGGGCCGCTTCCGCGCGCGCCCACCCGAACACATGCTGGCCGAGATCCGCTATCACGTAACGCACAACGGCAGGCGGCGCTTCCGCTTTAACGACCAGCTGATCAACGGCGACCTGCGCAAGCTCGAGCGCCTCTGCGAGCTGCTGATCGACAGCGGACTGGGAGTGGAGTGGATCGCGCTGGCAGCCCCGCGCGGCGAGATGAGCGCCGAGCTGTTCGCCAAGATGCGCGCCGCGGGCTGCTACACGCTGAACTTCGGCGTGGAGTCCGGCTCGGACAAGGTGCTCAAGGCGATGAACAAGGGCTTCAGCACGGACGATGCGGCCCGCAGCATCCAACGCGCACGGCAGGCCGGCATCAACACCATGCTCAACTTCATTGTCGGCTTTCCCGGTGAGACTGAACAGGACTTCGAACTTACCATGCGCTTCATCGAGCAGCACCGCGAGCACATATGCGGCATCACCA includes the following:
- a CDS encoding SDR family NAD(P)-dependent oxidoreductase; this translates as MSKALVTGGAGFIGSHMAQRLLDLDWDVTVIDNESTGNPANVPKGVRYIKGDVRNRRELAAAFDQPLDLVVHIAGQASTIRSFLDPADDLSVNVNGAIEVMQAVVEHRVPRVLYASSMTAYGLPQRLPVTEDDPTLPVSYYGITKLAAERYLLATGMRSDLDAPPNVTAFRMFNVYGPRQSLSNPYQGVLAIFINAALRGLPIVIHSDGEQSRDFIFIDDVVNAWIAAIDKPASYGQVFNLGSGTLLTVNRLVDSVLADLGKTREDYEVRYEPVRPGDQRHMQAKIAKAAQLLDWQPQVTFEQGLQRTIQWAKTEEES
- a CDS encoding SDR family NAD(P)-dependent oxidoreductase; its protein translation is MRVLITGGAGFVGCNAANRMMADGHQVALLDNLSRRGSRSNLEWLKGRGDFEFFECDVRDADAVNAALSEFKPQAMIHLAAQVAVTTSVENPREDFEINAQGTLNVLEAARALDELPFVVFASTNKVYGKMEDLKIRQDGRRYAYQDLPHGVDAQRPLDFYSPYGCSKGAADQYVRDYQRIYGLPSCVFRMSCIYGTRQFGVEDQGWVAWFVIAAVLGKQLTIYGDGMQVRDVLFVEDLVDAYARAIAQPQVSAGNIFNIGGGPQRQLSLLELIEMLERRLDRKIEPAFADWRPGDQLIYVSDIRRVEDELGWKQKVDVEQGVERLIDWVSQNKGLFQ
- a CDS encoding radical SAM protein, which codes for MSTRSSLKSQLVNFQVFRPFFPIGRLIVETVTFPLDYYLRGGRGRRLPSIINFNVTTRCNLNCEFCFNAENSIQRGEELDLAQIERLFNELGTERSGIFLSGGEPFVRKDLPDIVQLAKRRGCATGIVTNGLLPERETLASLVAAGNDVMIFSFHGMAQNHDRAVGLPGAFERSMNNLRTYGGELGGKGCMVNYIITEQSLDDLPAFIDLAQDLPIRTVRISHLNCLTHAEFDAQRRVLDKNFPGVESEVLAYCHSPNPDDFIDKLLDILERYGEKIVLKPILDQAEMRSWYSERFEIKRRCVFIWRSTFLNADGEVYPCQFIYLPMGNVRGQSMEQIWNNERYTAYRRLVKGGLMPGCARCCKL
- a CDS encoding carbamoyltransferase C-terminal domain-containing protein, encoding MKILALSDNHGSGATLLDGDRVLLAVNQERLDRRKNSGEFPWQTIDAVLQSAGWSPQDVDLVALASNFTPSFPLRLFNRRHERMRRNAGQFSYLFNLYILYQVAALSLPPTWQLDMLLSKLLISRRLRARGFKAPLRFVEHHTSHAAAAFLTSPFSEATVITMDAMGDGLSVTVSVGRPDGSLDRVFRQKGLCSLSSYYSRATEFLGFTPNRHEGKLTGLAAYGDPFPLLDQMNRLLHFRSPGLSRLNYCLKQSPRLGHYRELRRHSREDVAAALQLNLEREAVKFVRHWVEITGVRNVALAGGVFENVKLNQRIHELDSVEQIYIFPNMSDSGLAYGAALYAAGLEPHPLPTVYTGFEFDARSIERAAAQWPHGVEQPENMEHEAAALLAKGKVVARFCDRMEYGPRALGNRSILYSAVDPAVNDWLNRRLKRTEFMPFAPATLVEHADECFNGVGGAEFTARFMNICFNCTPFTRERTPGVVHVDNTARPQLVAEQDNPSYYRTLRRYHELTGLPTLINTSFNMHEEPIVCTPEDAIRSFHEGHLDYLVLGHLLLKGPEADREKGA
- a CDS encoding radical SAM protein, with product MKAQQIVEQYDRPRMVMIQTTGRCNSSCVICPYPKLRRELPQGEMDQGLFEDLLAQCAQIGGFERAMVYLMNEPLLDPLIVERIDAVKAALPEAKVHILTNGAALTPRLSERLLESGLDWIGFSVHANTTETYRQVCGRKDFAIIRGRIVNFIQRAQQLKDPNYSMVNIYHVRPYVSDAEFDQAAQFWRDQGVQRLDLYQGYVSRAGNVEVFGHKPLRHDVLAGCRTVWAYRMLHVLHDGSVIPCCMDWARSEIWGDLNKRSVLDIWRGPERLEFLRRACGQDDADEDFICLHCEDAIAEQSEQAEQAEQAKQPTDEAAQYPAAAVVEVSAIATAEGSQAQDEGQAADDKQATDDEQDPCVLLLQLPPWLPANPPLGLACLSRYCADAGFRAEVFDLNIELYGSSDEPTRQLWQWERGVFWEDETQIEQRFGAQWDRWAQRVLDHPAQLIGISAYDRRESAIVLLVRRLRQAGEQRPIVLGGPGVLSDKLRQLYCGRLPGMIDGFVLREGEQTLVEICRALEQGRDFDGLPGVLTVDPQTGEERYTPRAALAADQIPSPTFDGFDVAAYTDKSLGLEWSRGCLNACAFCQVNKFWRGYRAKPAAQAVAEIVKLHRRHGIEYFSLADSLLNGDAENLAKIADGLIDAGLPIRWSAGIAIHPPLPDALFDKLARSGCFRLEFGLESGSDRVLKLMGKRNNGDDAARAVRLAHATGIEAVLYLIVGYPGETEDDVDQTIDWLERNAQHVDLVRSLNGLIILDDSPLFKKARSLDIEMPDCSEPGWGARWAVGENTPETRVARIDRVRAALERLGVPVEFSNRDEVLPTPAFIDERIAGISTRLDQQIGRLNNVEASIDRLLQAGPRPIRPGYGGLMLVLPPVWGTQMPPLGLAYVAAFVQSQGYDPLIWDLNAYMARNVEDRTAALWQENNFRNWTDVDRFPEVLRLIRPQLEAAAERIVGTGRRVIAFSVYSPNRAAAIELARMIRQRAPDRVIIAGGRGVTTHNERLLFPPDVFDALVVGEGETAIVPLIEAIFDNRDIEPFPGVVVPGGEAWTELTPREPCDDLALLPFPTYEGFDIGLYGEPEQEPELPLLFSRSCIKRCAFCNDHGAMGRFRARPPEHMLAEIRYHVTHNGRRRFRFNDQLINGDLRKLERLCELLIDSGLGVEWIALAAPRGEMSAELFAKMRAAGCYTLNFGVESGSDKVLKAMNKGFSTDDAARSIQRARQAGINTMLNFIVGFPGETEQDFELTMRFIEQHREHICGITSVNSLILLEGSPIFDDAERHGIVLPKRNADLEWFIPQLNTPQMRRERAQRLVQKIRELDLHFLVSNLEERVDDPTAIEARPDADQPCGPSEPEEPCAVCDEQPASPGMRPGEQDPMRDQRGTPRLEQIDKGPFDVLLLLPPVWGVGVAPLGIAYLEQALLDAGIKVGCLDLNIKLYNRTDRPELWTMESYKAWTDPEQWRPTVESMSELFEHYLDQILAVDAPIIGLSTFTSNIEVALEIARRIKQRQPKRTLIFGGPGMSNSFEPNRIGPENGDFVIFGEAEHSLVQLVRALLGEGFQSGIEGVRRAGDTADVLQIERSIVLKPGELQFPRFHSIRLEEYSSRAAPLLASRGCVRRCTFCNDHHIYRKYRGRSAQDVFDEIRFHFEQGRTEFTFNDVLINGNVRELRGLCKLIVDAGMEIHWGGQGVVRKEMDFETLSLMRAAGCMSMVYGVESFSDKVLKLMNKPYTKAMCIDVLGATRQAGMEAIINIIVGFPGETEDDFRETYDFLIEHRGLIDQVASISPCLVNLGAPLQRDFQKYGIVFPKDEPSVKWSTADGENTFEVRRRRLLRITNLVAEWDKSIHTINLYDDERDNLREIEASEGISKQAPRERLDESSGPLLLLSMAPPWGVEFPPLGLAALATSAREAGHAVSAYDLNMAMYDAADEQHRSWWQLEHLKFWEEPEHLQQILRHTADVFEAFVERAAQGEEPLVGLTVHAGNFRLSMRLIELIKKSNPQKKVLLGGPGVFFEADRRLIPAGLVDGIVVGEGEATLNELLDAFKAHGELRETAGLLLKDKPYSERQPIRPLEELPTPLFEDFDLDLYQSNKLPVMFGRGCIGKCAFCNDHQLIAGYRMKRPETMLREIMHYSERYTVGAFAFNDLILNASRPRLLQFARLVIDADLSIRWTGQAVIDPQMTVDDFALLKRAGCDSLVFGVESFSDRVLTLMGKRFSGEQALQCLERCRQGGVEAHINLIVGFPGEGRQDFAQTLEALVEHSGLIDRVSAVSTCIIVPSCDLERNPERYDIVLPDEHHWRLWRTSDNQNTYEIRRERLVELIAALDRLGIEHGMHNLYLESLDEDEPQRPDQHD